In one Ochotona princeps isolate mOchPri1 chromosome 16, mOchPri1.hap1, whole genome shotgun sequence genomic region, the following are encoded:
- the LOC118757715 gene encoding zinc finger protein 585A-like, translating into MPANWTSSQLPSGLAIEECGSFQEGSVTFRDVAIDFSREEWQHLEPAQRNLYWDVMQETFSHLLSVGYQVPEPEVFMLEQEREPWAVWRGSAQQSAPEEKFWEHHQHGKLSSFKHVSSVKEKIHTSGRFCEFSEFEKIFTQKPQLRDRTGEKFYECLECGKTFLHKPEFMTHQKTHIKEKPCKCNQCGKTFFIVSSLFRLQKIHSGEILHECCKCQKDFFSNSDLSVYQKSDTGETHHECGVCGKTFSQVSTLEAHQKIHMGEGSHLCIECGQAFTQKAHLIAHQRSHTGEKQYECSHCRKCFISKSQLQAHQEMHTAGKPHIGAEYGKVLSNSKLTTQKKVQIKEKSSICTECGKAFAYKSELIIHQRIHTGEKPYECSDCGKAFTQKSALTVHHRIHTGEKSYVCLQCGLAFIRRTHLMAHQIIHTGEKPYKCAYCGKFFTSKSQLHVHKRIHTGEKPYVCGKCGKAFTNRSNLVTHQKTHTGEKSYVCPKCGKAFTQRSDLITHHRIHTGEKPYECVTCGKAFTQKSHLNIHQKIHTGERQYECHECGKAFNQKSILMVHQKIHTGEKPYVCTECGRAFIRKSNFVTHQRIHTGEKPYECSDCGKSFTSKSQLLVHQPIHTGEKPYVCAECGKAFSGRSNLSKHQKTHTGEKPYFCSECGKTFRQKSQLITHHRIHTGEKPYECTDCAKSFIKKSQLQVHQRIHTGEKPYVCVECGKAFSGRPNLNKHQTTHTGDKPYKCEVCGKGFIQKSVLSVHQNIHTEQKLEKSH; encoded by the exons ATGCCAGCTAATTGGACTTCGTCTCAGCTACCCTCAGGCCTGGCTATAGAGGAGTGTGGCAGCTTTCAGGAG GGTTCAGTGACCTTCAGGGATGTGGCCATAGATTTCAGCAGAGAGGAATGGCAGCACCTGGAACCTGCTCAGAGGAATCTCTACTGGGATGTGATGCAAGAAACCTTCAGCCACCTGCTCTCAGTAG GCTATCAAGTTCCAGAGCCAGAGGTTTTCATGTTAGAGCAAGAAAGGGAGCCCTGGGCAGTGTGGAGGGGGAGTGCACAGCAGAGTGCTCCAG AAGAGAAATTTTGGGAGCATCATCAGCATGGAAAACTCAGCAGTTTTAAACATGTATCTTCTGTAAAAGAGAAAATTCATACTAGTGGGAGATTCtgtgagttttctgaatttgagAAGATCTTTACCCAGAAGCCACAGCTCAGAGATCGTACAGGAGAAAAATTCTATGAGTGTCTTGAATGTGGGAAAACTTTTTTACACAAGCCAGAATTCATGACGCATCAAAAAACCCATATCAAAGAGAAGCCCTGTAAATGCAATCAATGTGGAAAGACTTTTTTCATAGTGTCTTCTCTTTTTagacttcagaaaattcattctgGAGAAATACTCCATGAATGCTGTAAATGTCAGAAAGACTTCttttcaaactcagatctcagtgtTTATCAGAAAAGTGATACTGGAGAGACACACCATGAATGTGGTGTTTGTGGCAAGACATTTTCACAGGTGTCCACACTTGAGGCACATCAGAAAATTCATATGGGAGAGGGATCCCATTTATGTATTGAATGTGGACAGGCCTTTACCCAGAAGGCACACTTAATCGCACACCAAAGAAGTCATACTGGAGAAAAGCAATATGAATGTAGTCACTGTAGGAAATGCTTTATTTCCAAGTCACAGCTCCAGGCGCATCAAGAAATGCACACAGCAGGGAAGCCTCACATAGGTGCTGAATATGGAAAAGTCCTAAGTAATTCCAAACTCACTACACAAAAGAAAGTACAAAttaaagagaaatcttcaatatgtACTGAATGCGGGAAAGCATTTGCCTACAAGTCAGAgctaatcatacatcagagaattcacactggagagaaaccttatgaatgcagtgactGTGGGAAAGCCTTTACCCAGAAGTCAGCACTCACAGTGCATCACAGAATTCACACAGGAGAAAAGTCTTACGTATGCCTGCAGTGTGGCCTGGCCTTCATCCGGAGGACACACCTGATGGCACATCAAATAATTCatacaggtgaaaaaccttataAATGTGCTTACTGTGGGAAATTCTTTACTTCCAAGTCACAACTTCATGTGCATAAACGAATCCATACAGGAGAAAAGCCGTATGTGTGCGGTAAGTGTGGGAAGGCCTTCACAAACAGATCAAATCTTGTGACGCATCAGAAAACTCATACGGGAGAGAAATCCTATGTATGTCCTAAGTGCGGAAAGGCCTTCACCCAGAGGTCAGATTTGATTACTCATCACAGAAtccacactggagagaagccTTATGAATGTGTCACCTGTGGAAAAGCCTTCACCCAGAAATCACACCTTAACATTCACCAGAAAATTCATACTGGAGAGAGACAGTATGAATGCCatgagtgtgggaaagctttcAACCAGAAGTCAATCCTCATGGTGCATCAGAAGattcacacaggagagaaaccctACGTGTGCACCGAGTGTGGAAGGGCCTTCATTCGCAAGTCCAACTTTGTCACTCATCAAAGAATCCATACTGGAGAGAAACCTTATGAGTGTAGTGATTGTGGGAAATCCTTCACGTCCAAGTCTCAGCTCCTGGTACATCAGCCaattcacacaggagagaaaccctatgtgtgtgctgagtgtgggaaagcctttagTGGAAGGTCAAATCTCAGTAAACATCAGAAAACTCACACTGGAGAAAAGCCTTATTTCTGTTCTGAATGTGGGAAGACTTTCAGACAAAAATCACAGTTAATTACACATCATAGAATTCATACCGGAGAGAAACCTTATGAGTGCACTGATTGTGCAAAATCTTTCATTAAGAAATCACAGCTGCAAGTACATCAGCGAAtacacactggagagaaaccttaTGTGTGTGTTGAGTGTGGAAAGGCCTTCAGTGGCAGACCAAATTTGAATAAACACCAGACAACACACACTGGTGACAAGCCTTACAAGTGTGAA